Proteins from a single region of Harpia harpyja isolate bHarHar1 chromosome 14, bHarHar1 primary haplotype, whole genome shotgun sequence:
- the POLG gene encoding DNA polymerase subunit gamma-1: MRRSLWRRSARGCAAARGAEPRRCASSSSAGRPLPESPSREPGKGQRRTNPLNIQMLSRTLHEQIFRGARVRYSAAEIQRSVEHLQRHDLWGKETSTLPDVDLQLPRMYGDNIDEHFRLLAQKQSLPYLEAADELLRCELPPVPARWAWQLGWTRYGPEGRAEAVDFPAERAAVLDVEVCVAEGHCPTLAVAVSPHAWYSWCSKRLLEQRYSWSSHLTLADLIPLESPAGTSCASKQDWPERVVVGHNVAFDRAFIKEQYLIQGSRVRFLDTMSMHMAISGLTGFQRSLWMAAKHGKRKGVQQVKQHMKKTRNKTEGPAVTSWDWVHVSSINNLADVHALYVGGEPLEKEARELFVKGTMADIRSNFQDLMLYCAHDVQATHEVFQQQLPLFMERCPHPVTFAGMLEMGVSYLPVNGNWKRYLDDAQDIYEELQKEMKKSLMNLANDACQLLHEDRYKDDPWLWDLEWDTQEFKQKKNPGKKKKDQDGNSKASPAVVGTDRSAQEWQEDPGPPGEKEELKAPASQVCLERLKETVALQPKRLQHLPGHPGWYRKLCPRLEEAGWVPGPSLISLQMRVTPKLMRLAWDGFPLHYSEKHGWGYLVPGRQDNLPAAPSEAEGPLCPHRVIEYLYRQHCLEKVKEQPPGPEAAMEDELLVMDGSTMWQKVEELSQLEVDVEEKMGRADQSLVQEEMDELCRPVEVRSQPSYHYGNGPYNDVNIPGCWFFKLPHKDGNDNNVGSPFAKDFLPQMEDGTLRAAVGRTHGTRALEINKMISFWRNAHKRISSQMVVWLKKGELPRVVTRHPDYNEEDDYGAILPQVVTAGTITRRAVEPTWLTASNARADRVGSELKAMVQVPPGYSLVGADVDSQELWIAAVLGEAHFAGMHGCTAFGWMTLQGKKSNATDLHSKTAATVGISREHAKVFNYGRIYGAGQPFAERLLMQFNHRLTQQQAREKAQQMYAVTKGVRRFHLSEEGEWLVRELELAVDRAEDGSVSAQDVQRLQREAMKRSRRKKKWNVVEHRVWAGGTESEMFNKLESIALSPSPQTPVLGCHISRALEPAVAKGEFLTSRVNWVVQSSAVDYLHLMLVAMKWLFEEFDINGRFCISIHDEVRYLVQQQDRYRAALALQITNLLTRCMFAYKLGLQDLPQSVAFFSAVDVDQCLRKEVTMNCMTPSNPTGMEKKYGIPQGEALDIYQLIEITKGSLEKK; the protein is encoded by the exons atgaGGCGCTCGCTCTGGAGGAGATCGGCGAGGGGCTGCGCCGCAGCCCGCGGCGCCGAGCCCCGGCGATGCGCCTCCAGCTCCTCCGCCGGCCGCCCGCTGCCGGAGAGCCCGAGCCGGGAGCCCGGCAAGGGCCAGCGGCGGACGAACCCCCTCAACATCCAGATGCTGTCCAGGACCCTCCACGAGCAGATCTTCCGGGGGGCCCGGGTACGCTACTCGGCGGCGGAGATCCAGAGGAGCGTGGAGCACCTGCAGCGCCACGACCTGTGGGGCAAGGAGACCTCCACGCTGCCCGACGTGGACCTGCAGCTGCCCCGCATGTACGGGGACAACATCGACGAGCATTTTCGCCTCCTGGCGCAGAAGCAGAGCTTGCCGTACCTGGAGGCGGCCGACGAGCTGCTGCGGTGCGAGCTGCCCCCCGTGCCCGCGCGGTGGGCCTGGCAGCTCGGCTGGACTCGCTACGGCCCCGAGGGGCGAGCAGAAGCCGTCGACTTCCCCGCGGAGCGGGCGGCAGTGTTGGACGTGGAGGTGTGCGTGGCTGAAGGCCACTGCCCGACGCTGGCCGTGGCGGTCTCGCCGCACGCCTG GTACTCGTGGTGCAGCAAGCGGCTGCTGGAGCAGCGGTACTCCTGGTCCAGCCACCTCACCCTGGCTGACCTCATTCCCCTGGAGAGCCCAGCAGGCAccagctgtgccagcaagcagGACTGGCCAGAGAGAGTGGTGGTGGGGCACAACGTGGCCTTCGACCGGGCGTTCATCAAGGAGCAGTACCTCATCCAG GGCTCCCGGGTGCGTTTTCTGGACACCATGAGCATGCACATGGCTATCTCGGGGCTGACGGGCTTCCAGCGCAGTCTCTGGATGGCTGCCAAGCACGGCAAGAGGAAGGGAGTGCAACAGGTCAAGCAGCACATGAAGAAAACGCGCAACAAAACGGAGGGACCAGCT GTCACTTCATGGGACTGGGTGCACGTCAGCAGCATCAACAACCTGGCAGACGTGCACGCGCTCTACGTTGGGGGGGAGCCGCTGGAGAAGGAGGCGCGGGAACTCTTTGTGAAGGGGACCATGGCCGACATCAGGAGTAACTTCCAG GACCTGATGTTGTACTGTGCCCACGATGTTCAGGCCACCCATGAGgtgtttcagcagcagctgccactctTCATGGAGAG GTGCCCCCACCCTGTGACGTTTGCAGGGATGCTGGAGATGGGGGTGTCCTACCTGCCGGTTAATGGGAACTGGAAGAGGTACCTGGACGATGCTCAGGACATCTACgaggagctgcagaaggagatgaagaagtCCCTGATGAACCTGGCCAACGATGCCTGCCAGCTGCTGCATGAGGACAG GTACAAGGATGACCCTTGGCTCTGGGATCTGGAGTGGGACACGCAGGAGTTTAAGCAGAAGAAGAATccggggaagaagaagaaggatcAGGATGGGAACAGCAAAGCCTCCCCGGCGGTGGTGGGCACGGACAGGTCTGCGCAGGAGTGGCAGGAAG ACCCTGGTCCCCCCGGTGAGAAAGAGGAGCTGAAAGCCCCTGCGAGCCAGGTCTGCCTGGAGCGTCTGAAGGAGACGGTCGCGCTGCAACCTAAGAGACTCCAGCACCTGCCGGGCCACCCAGG CTGGTACCGCAAGCTGTGCCCGCGCCTGGAAGAGGCAGGGTGGGTGCCAGGACCCAGCCTCATCAGCCTGCAGATGAGGGTGACCCCGAAGCTGATGCGTCTGGCCTGGGACGGCTTCCCCCTCCATTACTCAGAGAAGCATGGCTGGGGCTACCTGGTGCCGGGGCGGCAGGACAATTTGCCGGCAGCTCCCTCAGAGGCAGAGGGCCCTCTCTGCCCACACAG GGTAATCGAGTACCTGTACAGGCAGCACTGCCTGGAGAAAGTCAAGgagcagcccccggggccggAGGCTGCCATGGAGGACGAGCTGCTGGTGATGGATGGCAGCACGATGTGGCAGAAG GTGGAGGAGCTGAGCCAGCTGGAGGTGGATGTAGAGGAGAAAATGGGCAGAGCAGACCAGAGCCTGGTGCAG GAGGAGATGGATGAGCTGTGCAGGCCGGTGGAGGTGAGGAGCCAGCCCTCGTACCACTACGGCAATGGTCCCTACAATGATGTCAACATCCCTGGGTGCTGGTTCTTCAAGCTGCCTCACAAG GACGGTAACGATAACAATGTGGGAAGCCCTTTTGCCAAGGATTTCCTGCCCCAGATGGAGGACGGCACCCTGCGGGCTGCTGTGGGCCGCACTCATGGGACCAGAGCCCTCGAGATTAACAAAATGATCTCATTTTGGAGGAACGCTCACAAGCGGATCAG TTCCCAGATGGTGGTGTGGCTGAAGAAAGGGGAGCTGCCTCGCGTGGTAACCAG GCACCCTGACTATAACGAGGAGGATGATTACGGAGCCATCCTGCCGCAGGTGGTGACCGCAGGCACCATCACCCGCCGGGCAGTGGAGCCTACGTGGCTGACGGCCAGCAATGCCCGG GCTGACCGGGTGGGCAGTGAGCTGAAAGCCATGGTGCAGGTGCCGCCTGGCTACTCCCTGGTGGGTGCGGACGTGGATTCCCAGGAGCTCTGGATAGCCGCTGTCCTCGGCGAGGCGCACTTCGCCGGCATGCACG GCTGCACGGCCTTCGGCTGGATGACTCTGCAGGGGAAGAAGAGCAACGCGACAGACCTGCACAGCAAGACGGCCGCCACGGTGGGCATCAGCCGGGAGCATGCCAAAGTCTTCAACTATGGGCGCATCTACGGGGCCGGGCAGCCCTTCGCCGAGCGGCTGCTGATGCAGTTCAACCACCGGCTGACGCAGCAGCAGGCGCGTGAGAAGGCTCAGCAGATGTACGCAGTCACCAAGGGCGTCCGGAG GTTTCATCTCTCCGAGGAAGGAGAGTGGCTGgtgagggagctggagctggccgTGGACAGGGCGGAGGATGGATCGGTATCAGCCCAGGATGTCCAGCGGCTCCAGAGAGAAGCCATGAAAAG GTCCCGGAGGAAGAAGAAGTGGAATGTCGTGGAGCACCGAGTGTGGGCTGGCGGCACTGAGTCCGAGATGTTCAACAAGCTGGAGAGCATCGCCTTATCCCCCTCCCCACAGACCCCGGTGCTGGGCTGTCACATCAGCAGGGCCCTGGAGCCCGCCGTGGCCAAGGGGGAG TTTCTGACCAGCAGAGTGAACTGGGTGGTGCAGAGCTCGGCTGTCGACTACCTGCACCTCATGCTGGTCGCCATGAAGTGGCTCTTCGAGGAGTTCGACATCAATGGGCGCTTCTGCATCAGCATCCACGACGAGGTGCGCTACCTGGTCCAGCAGCAAGATCGCTACCgggcagccctggccctgcaGATCACCAACCTCCTCACAAG GTGCATGTTTGCCTACAAACTGGGCCTCCAGGATCTGCCACAGTCAGTGGCTTTCTTCAGCGCAGTGGATGTTGACCAGTGCTTAAGGAAAGAGGTGACCATGAACTGCATGACACCATCAAATCCAACTGGGATGGAGAAGAAGTACGGCATCCCTCAAG GAGAAGCACTGGATATATATCAGCTAATTGAAATAACCAAAGGTTCACTGGAGAAGAAATGA